Within the Arachis duranensis cultivar V14167 chromosome 10, aradu.V14167.gnm2.J7QH, whole genome shotgun sequence genome, the region gcagcagaaacagaaatggagtagaagagagagaattaCACCAAGATATATCCTgattcagctgctaagtgcaatgcagcctacatccagtctccatcacaacaatgatggaatttcactataatcatatttgattacatacaccaattctccctaggaactacccttcctatccgggacaagtccagaatataaacccaatcctgaacttgacttggtcactgccaagctttcaactgtaaagtgctaacccaacttacaaggggattcccacagaatcatgatacacaacacagatgtacaaaggacctctaaggacttctatggctttttcttttaattttgcactgtCTGCCTGTTTTCGCTCTATGACTTTTTCATACTAGCCTcattgtttgcctttttccatgagactcaagacagacaaaattaaatagaaaaatacaaaacagaatacattgaaggagaagaacttctgttagcttaggtagctctgagaacccTGTGCTTTGCACTCTCACTCCTTGCTTCAAACCCTGGCTGTTCTCCCTTATTTATATAGGGGGAAGCCTCCACGATTGAAACCAAATAAACCAagctaaacttcttcttcttcaagaaaaACTGGTTCGACCAGAAAGAGAGGAGAGGAAACCGAATGCTttaaccaacatgcaattacctctgtaTCTTCCCTTTACACCAAGCTTCATCAATCCAAGCCATCCCTCCTTGCTTGCACTCCAAGAAGGACTCCCTAGCCCTTGATGCTTCTTGATGCATGACAGCTCCTCCTGCTCCACTTTTGCTACCTCCTTCACGTAGCCACCCTAGCTACCTTCTGTGATGAGTGAACCTAAAAGCAGAGACGAGCCATCCCTCTAAGATCTTCTTTCTCTGACTGAGatattcttcttccatttttggtatggagaggttgaGCTTACTTACCAAATCTTACCTCCTTTGGTGAAGATCtcagccacagcatactttttgttttctttttcttgccatcattacaATGGTCTTTTTACTgactccttcttcttcttgttagTAGCTTGCTAATGCTTCCATGTTTTCTGATGGAAATGaccgagagagagagagagagaagagagtagCAAGAGAAAAGATAATGCAATGGATATAATGAGTGTTatcaaaaagaaattaattaagatcAACTCTCCATGCTTCTTGTATAGTAGTGTGTAAGCTACATTTAGTGCCATCAAATCactttgatatttttttctttcatgtttTCAAGGTCTGCATTAACTTcacttaataaaatttgaattccaccaCAAGATGAAGAAAGAAATCCCTTGGAAGCATGCAGCCATGAATCAATGAATTGGGTTTTATTActttaaataaaagagtaactTAACCATAGTCTCCCAATTCCATTTTTCTTTCGGACCAAACCTTTTGgttttgcatcaaaattttattttggacttGTTTATACTTATTCCGGTCCAATTAACATAATCATAATTCAGCCATTTAATATATCAAAAGTGCACAAGGCTGAAAACATTTTCTTAACACAATTGGGCCTCTTTATCAACATATATATGACCTGCACAataaaattatcaatcaatacatattaattaaaatcaaattgataattttgtaattttaattaaattaataatatttattcatcatcaaattaaattagagttttttaaatttatcaacgtaaaattaataattaactgtaaaattagatgatttaatatatttaactaaattaaaatataataatttttaagtatCAATTTTCTATAAAAACAATTATACGTGCGTTTTCATCGTTATTTACTGCAAGAAACTAATGGTTTTGTCAATTATTGACCCTTAAAAATTTATGCTCAATTATTCATCTTGAACTTGTATGAATCGAAATATCTCCAtcctttttatattaatatttttattattttcaattgttaaTATTAATGAGTAGCACATtttattaaaacataaataaatacgCATATATCTTTTGTACAAGTACACAATGATATATCCAAAAATTtaggcaattaaaataaaaatgatagataaatataataaataattttatttaattagtgaATGATTcaaagttaatttttaagttgttTAATAAACTTATTAATTCTTGCACTTCTTTTTGGAAGCTTTAGCCATTACAGAAAAATTAAGGAAGTCCAAGGTCGGCCATGATAAGGACGTAAAGAATAATTATctgaaataatttaaaattcttactTTGCTAAGACCTCTTAGCATTTGATTGGAGCCTTAGGGTAATGCTTATCAACACACCAACCACATACTCAATTTGATTACATTTATAttacaaataatatattattgttCTCAATTCTTACGCAGTAGTAATTAATATAACACTACAGGACAATGGCTGGTCTCAAGGTATGGTAGAGTTTAATATTAAAACCTCTAAATTAAACATAGCAGCTAATATGGTCGAACTTATGTGCACACGATTTCACGTGAAATTAATATTTGAGAATTGTTAggtaaaaatttagtcaaattaattaaattatctatTGGCTCTTAGGTATCAATTTCACGTAAAGTCGACTTCATCAGAGTTTTTACTagctaatatatatatacataccaAAACTAGGGTAAATATGGTAACATCATATCATTGAATCACATGACGATGAGATACTAATTTTAGGCTTAGTGTATAAACCTTTCAATAGAGCTTTGGCAATCCATTTATATGCTGCTTCAGTTAAGTGTACACCATCCCATGAAATATATTTGGATGGATCATCACAAGCAATCACCTCTGGATCTCCACAACGCACCGATGAATCGTAATTATTATTCACATTTTCGGGAACACAACAAGCATCATGAGTTGAATTTGTGAATCCTGCGTTAGCACGAAGAAACAACAGTACaattattgataattaattaaccaCGAGATCCTCCATTGTATTGTAAATCTAATATTATATAggaaataataaacaaaacatGGGATAGTACATTATATTGGAAGCCAAAATTAAATAACCACCACATGAAACACATGCATGTGTTGACCGGTGAATAATCTCAAGGAGATCGCAAAAActctattattttatattattaagttTACCATTAGAATGTGTCacgtattatttttttattataattgaactaaattttttttaaattaaaaattttttttattctttcacttattctatttatcttatatatcattatcaataataactaattacaaatttaaaaattaaaatataattatattatatattttattatatattattaactaattaatttaataactaaaaactaTCACatgacatttttttattaaaactgagaaaaaatattttttttttaaaaattaataaactctctTCTTACATTTGTTTATCTACTTCAAAGTTTTCGGCCTCtaattagggaccaaaatcgtactcaaccctattttttattttgttttaaaattttactgcTTATCtttctaaatatatttttttattatttttttcaaatatttattacatataatttaaaaaaatactaatgttataattaaaaattagaattgagattcaattatattgttaaaaaaattaatttttaattaattttataagtatcAGTATAatcttttatgtttaattatatttttagatacatatagagaaaaaaatacttttaaatagcaaatataaaaattaattatttttatttatacaacaaacttaacacctaattaaatataaaactatacatgctaatttttttcaaattttagataacaaatattaaaattaattattagtaaaaaattaaactctttcacataaaaataataactaaaaatcttaatatttttatttttttatttatggcgAGATTCTGGCCTTCTTAGTCGACGAAGACTTTTATCCCCTACAACctttttgtaaaagtagtttgattctataaatcttttgtgtcaTAATCTACAATGTCATATCAGGACAAAACtgacataattttaaaagatttatactcctataatatttttacagataaaaatactagtacatatatattttaggattttttttatgatatcactaatttaatagattaataactaattttagagtAGTATTTGAATTTTCGacaattatttaaaagaataaatgagATAATTTTCACCAATCCAAATTTATTAAGgttaagatttagaatttaaaatttaaaatttagaattagaaatttaagataaaaaataatttcaaaaaaattactgGAAAAAATACTCTCTGGTTAaacttttaaacaaaataagcaatacaataagcaaaagaaagataagagaTGAGTTATGCACCAAATAGGCTTGGAGATTGATATAATGAGTAGGCAGCATGATAATAATCTGCATAAATGATGTTTGTATGGGGATGAAGCACTTGAAGTCGATTGAGTTCAGCATAAAGCTTCTTGTTGTAATCTTTAGCAACCTTATTTAACCATTTGAGACAACCAGCATGATCATACTCTCCCATGTCAGTAGTATGGTATATATTCAAATAGAAGAAAGAGCATCCAAGAGGAAAGTTTCCGGGAACCAATAGAGTTTGAGCCCCCACATCAATTAATTTCTGAAAgcgattatataaaataatgagACGATTATGTGTTATAGTAGCAcgtatttatatttgtatttcaataataaaatattacataCATTGATAGTTGAAGAGATTTCATTTATCACATTTGGCACATACGTCCTCATTATTTCATCTACACTCGTATACTGAAAGAGAGGATGGTTGAGATCGTTGCCACCAATCTCCCCAACAAAAAACAAAGACTTTCCAAGAATTTCTTTACAGCCTGCAAAATAAGATCATATTAATTTGCTCCTTACTTATATTTTAAGTACTGCCAAAAACAGTTAAGCTATTCTGCTGTTCATATTGCATCGACTTATtagttttcttttgttattattagGTTTAATTAGTTGGTTAGTTTACGTAGtcttatcaaaattttaattNNNNNNNNNNNNNNNNNNNNNNNNNNNNNNNNNNNNNNNNNNNNNNNNNNNNNNNNNNNNNNNNNNNNNNNNNNNNNNNNNNNNNNNNNNNNNNNNNNNNNNNNNNNNNNNNNNNNNNNNNNNNNNNNNNNNNNNNNNNNNNNNNNNNNNNNCAAAGATGTAATATCAAACCAAATCTATTATTTGTAGAAATAATAACCATGTATTTGAAtgtcattttttattaactCTAATATATTAAACTTTAACgtgaaaatatatattgataataGCATGCATAAAACAATTAAgtattaattgaattaaaaaaaaacacacaatcataaataataaaaaagaaaatcttaCACCACCCATctaaaaacgaaaataaattaattcttcaGGTCCAACCATAATGAATAATGAAAAGTATAGTAGTGGGTTcgtttgtttaatttgatttgtNNNNNNNNNNNNNNNNNNNNNNNNNNNNNNNNNNNNNNNNNNNNNNNNNNNNNNNNNNNNNNNNNNCTTTTCGTAGAAAgtaataattacttttttatgTCGTGGCCTTCTCCCCAAAAAAATTGTtgatgttttgttttatttatttatctgctTTTCTTTAATTCACATCATGTTATTGTTGAagataatttttactttttaggtaaaatataattttctttgccataaaacaattattgaatccAAAACGAAATCgcttataaaatattttctttcttgataTTATTAGGtctatttaaaaagttttaaaagtaatATCTTTAAGCTTTTGACTTATAAAGAATAGTAATATTAATGtctgatataatttttaaaattaaattgcagttttttaataaattatttaaaaatttataaagaagttaaaaaatgacttcttttataataaaaaattttttattatatttaaattatttttcaactaCTAATGATGTTATTATTTTGTAAAGAAGACTGTAGTAGTTCagtaattttagttattatttcattattataaatattaaattatttttaataaataaattttattaatttataagtataaattttaaaaaatatgagtataaattatattgatttatgtgtataaatttaaataaatataaatataaattattattaacaaaatattaaaccaAAATGATAATATTTCAATATTTGTAATCTGAAGGAAGAGTGggagagaaaaaggaaaaatgattACCTGAAGAAGAATTACAAATGGAAGGAAGCAAGTGTTGGAACCAATCTAGCTGCACTCCGAGAGAATAGTTGGTGGCAATATCATTTATACCCTTATCCACGAAGAAGCTGGGATCTAAAGCAGTGGCACCTCCAACTGCAAAGTTGACTCCCTCCTCCATCGGCTTCCAATCTCTTATCTTGCCATTCTTGATTCCCAAGTATGGTTTCAGCAGCGGAATTCCCATGTGCTCAGCTATATACACATACATATATGAGAAAGTTTACGGGATTaagaatttttgtattttgtggcCAATATTTAACtatcaaaagaaaagtgagtgaTTTTTTAtcatgatatataattttatactattaaaaatactgTTGATAGCCAATTGAtgattacaaaatataaaagaatataaTTAAGGAGAAGATCGAGCGAGATGTTACCAAAGAAATCGATGATAAGGCGGCCATTAGACCATCTTCCAGTTGGGTGATGGAAGTAGGTTTCACCATAAGGAAGGTTTAATACGAGAGATTGCGACGGTGGTATGTGATGATCGGTGTTAATGTCAAAGTATAAGTTTCCGGTGTCGGCAATGGAATCTCCGAAGCTGTATATGGTTGTGAAGCAGCGGCTGGAAATGGAGGAAGAAGCAGCCACGTGGAGGAGGACGATAAGAAGCTGAAGCGGTGCTGTCAAAAACTTGAGCCATGAAGAAGCCATGTGCTGTCCCTCTCACACCTCCAATTCTCTCAGTGCCTCCTCTTTTGCTCTTTTATAATCCTTTACGACCACAATCACCGTAGCAATTATGACACtcagttttaatattttttttaaccaaaaatagGAGACTCGAACTCGCAACCTTTTAAttgaatatagaaaaatatgttatttaaattataactcgttgacatttttaatatttttgttatcaaatataaatataaattattattaatcaaatactaataaagaataataatatttattgatagtATAGTATTGCACTCTACATACATATTAATTATTTACCATAAAATTGACACACCACCTAACATATACACGTTATTTTTTAGGAATCATTTTCACCTGAACCGTAGTAATTGTCAATAAAATGAATTTtcgttaatatttttttataaataacttaTTGACTTTAATAATGATTTACATATTTCTAGCAGTTGTAAAttgtgataaaaataaaataaattatgtatattaaagtttgtaaagttttttttttctcattttttattaataccTTAAGTTAATCTTAGACAAATATGTAAAAGTATTCAGTTATATATGGTACCAAATTAAAAATGTCTGTGTTACATATAACTTCAATGCTACACCTACCACTTTATAGTTATTATTGTAGAATATATTATATCAATACATTGATTGTATTACGAAATctataatgaaaataatttatcctagtttttatcaaaattaaattctacttATGAGTAAACACGCACATTTACAAAAACAAATTAGAtcaaacattttaatttttaacaaatttttgttttctaaaaattctCTAAAACTACTATAATGAAACATTGgtcttttcattattttaaatgaaattaatttgtcttataataatatattttaaaattaattattttataataaatttttttaaacaaattatttatttgacatTGAAAATTTAACTGaaagtgatatatattaatctatccaaaaagagaaaagctctgcatacaagTCGTTAGGGCTTGTATACTTTACAAGTTAATTAACGAATAAACCCCAAAAACACGATGCAAGGTCtacgttcttcttctttttcttcttcctcttcttcttcttcttcttcttcttttcataatcgtttggatgtatttctataatcgtttgggtgaatttctgtaaccgttcgggtgtatttctgtaatcctttgggtgtatttctgtaatcgtttgggtgtatttctgaagttccattatcttcaaatttggcaagaaaattatttttatggaggaagaagaagaagagtcgttcatAATGCATGGTGAATAGCGCGCTTTGGAAATAGGAAGTTGTTGAATAACGTGCGTTTTATTTACTCTTGAATATGGAAGTGTGTAATGCGTTAATTAAGTGTAATGCGTGTGTTTTATtgaacttgtaagacttgtaagtaAAAAAGACTTATATGTGTAGTATACCTcgtccaaaaaataaaaaattgttgagTAAAGTGttcattctaatttttttagacCAATTTGAGTGTTTAGTCAACTCTTATTTATACATGTTTTAAATACATCATATCATATTATGATGATTTTCattgatataaaataattttataagtaaaatatatatacaaaataatattatataaaaaataaaattcattattttttaataatactcTAAAcatcaataatataaaaataaaatattgatcaagatatttttcatttataaattctaaaatttataagTCTGTTAGCTACAATTCACACATGCCATTTCTACTATTGTAATTCTCGCTTAACAAATTAAAGCAAGCAATCTTTTTTGCTATTTTCATCAATATAGAACATAGTCAGATGAATATCATTGCTCAATTTTAAAACAGTACGGTATCACGCATCGTCATCAGTCGTCACCTACCTCACCAGATGTTCCATGGTCACAATTCTTTTATTCATAAAAGGTTGTTACCCATCACTTTCGATCTTTATAGCGTAATTTTACAAATATAGCCACGTGGCCAAGAGCATGTTGAACCAGAGAAAAGTGAGAGAAAAGATGAAAATTTACATGCAGTCgattttacgtgaagttgatatttaagagccgttaaataatttaactgatttgactaaatttttactTAACAACTCTTAAATATCAATTTCACATGAAGTTGATTTGACATGAGTTTTTAccgaaagaaaaaagagtaatGAAACTTGCAATAACGAAGACTCTCAATTATTACAATGCTAATTAACTACCTGATAGATATAGCAAACTGTACAAGTTGTCATAACTACTTACACTGGAAGCAAAATGTGTAACAAACTTAACATAGTGTAAATAGCAATCACCTAGCTAATTCTTGACCACAAACTTTGATTGACTTCTTCTATTTCAAACTGTTTGGGGTAACTGCTGATGATAGTAAAGTAAGAAGGTTAAGCCGTGGCAGTAGTGTTGTCATTTCTGAAGCTTCACTGATTTTGGTTGTCTGCCACTTTGATCTCAATTGCTTTATGCGTGCTGATTGTGAAACGTGGGAAGCGTCACACTCACACTACGAACTGAATAGTGATGATTATTCTGTTATCCACTAttgatattaaatattaaaaatgaatatttcctatattttattctaaagtTTTACATACACAAGCCCTACTAATTATTGCCTCGTGCTTCACGCGGACAATAAAGAAGTCTCGTCCAATCTCAACTTTTGGTTTGGCCTACTAATAGATATTAACATATGAACATATATGATGATATCATctctatcaatttttttttcattccatCAATCacattttaactaaaatttttatattaatttttttctgaccatctttatatatatatactattcattaattttaaattcacaAACTCATCNNNNNNNNNNNNNNNNNNNNNNNNNNNNNNNNNNNNNTATTTATTAttacatcttttttaaatttattatttaaaaagaatcaCATAACatacaaataatatatacaAGCATAATTCAATAAGcgaataattaaattagaatttacaAGAACAATTTCAAATTACAAGGTGTATATATATGACTACATACACCAATAGTTCaatctaattatctaattgCGTCTTTAAGGATGCTACTAAATGTGGTACCTTGGTTGATGATctcaacatatatatatatatggaagcCTTTCAAACTCTCAAAAACAAGTTGTTTGAACTACTATATATACTTCTAACACTTTAAAAACAAATagatttgatatatatatatatatatgttattgttATATTTCTGAATCACATGAGCTAGCAATACTAGGATTGGTATATGGTCCATTTAATAAACCTTTTGCAATCAATTTATATGCTGCCTCAGTGAGGTGTAAACCATCCCAAGAAATAAATTGGGATGGATCATCACAAACAACAGTAACTCCTGGTTTGCCACAATCAATTGGTCCCTTGATTTTGTTTGGAATCCCAGCAGGTGGACAACAAGCACTAAGTAATGATTCTTTGAATCCTGCAAAACCATGAATTGATATATAATTACACTCAAAATCCTCCTAATGAAATTAACTTTGCATATGTGTGATATAAGCAAAAAGGATAATGGGgagttatatattatttaccAAAATGTGTGGGGGATTGATATATTTGCAAGGCAGCATGATAATAATCTGCATAGATGATATTGACATTGGGATGAAGCACTTGGAGTCGATTTATTTCACCATAAAGTTGCTTGTTAAAGTATTCTGCAAACTTGTTTAACCACTTGAGACAACCAATTTTATCATATGCTTCAATATCTTCAGTCTTGAACATTGACAAATAGACATAATTGCATCCAAGAGGGAAGTTTCCAGGAACTAGGAGAGTTTGAGCTCCCAAATCAATCAGTTTCTGCCAACCAaacacaaaattaaagaaatatataattcaCCAAAGATTCAGGGACGCACTAAGTTACAATTGaaatagaaattaaactaataaaaaagaattgctCAGAGCATCAAGAGACAGCCTCAAATAGACAGACACTACTTCAACAAAAACGACAACCTTAAGACAAATAAGTCATAACTCATAAGGGGGAGAATACAAAATTCACTAaccataatttatatttattttatcggTTTTGTTAGGTAAACAACGACTTTTGTAAACAATATGAATAATAGACtctaaaattgactcaataaagtaaaaaaatactcCACCCTCAATTTACTTCATAAACCCTAATATTATGATAACTATATGCACacctagtgaattgaacatccaaccATTGTTAACTGTGCatgagtaaatcgaatcaaaaaGAATaatcatctaattaaaaatGATCAACATAATCATCTACATacctattaaattaaatattcagTATATCCAttgtttatattgtttaatttttttattgtctccctatactttattttattttattttttatttatttattatagagtatattaaataaaataaaaaataataaattatttttaattaatattttttgttatcaaatattttgATTCACTAAGCACAAATATCTTCACATTCAAATGTTGAAAATAAATCAGTACTACCATATATAAAACAATAACAGCCAACAATTTCACACTTTCCAGGGAATTTTACTTCTtgctatattatatatttcattGCAATAATTAACTATGAAAGATATAATTCGTtagaattcaaataaaacaaagaTGTATGTGATTGGTTGATATAACGTCATACCATACATGTCAGCACTTATGCCATATTAATTGAtgaaaagttaaataaataattcaaataaactGTTTATCTAGAGAAGAAGGGAGTGGATATTtttcagtgaaaaaaaaattagatgatGTTAATTATGATCTCTCAttctttattattcttttttatatttatttttagtctcACTTATAAAGTTAATAATGAGATATTACACTTTATTTCcttaaatgttaaaaaaattggagaAGATTCATTTCCGATAAGAAGATATGCCATGTATAGGAGAAGCATAGACAATTACTCTAAGGAAAAGTTTAGAAGGTCAgcagttttattaaaatttggcccGTATTTAACCAGTAAAATTAAAGTGAGTGATCTTCTACCTTTGAATGAAATTACCAATGATAATTAATTGAtgactacaaatcacaaaatttactgTCTCTTAACACTCCTcttattctaatatatatttatgttttcaaaaatatttaataacaaaaaataattaattaaaattaactaaaatttattttatttaatatttattaattatctgcctgtttttttttcatttttttaacattgtcgtcacatttttatatatttttaaaattcttacccTGATAGCCAAAGAGATTTCATTAATCACATTGGGTACGTATGTCCTGAGTTCTTCAATACTCTTGCGTAAAAATAGAGGATGGTTGAAGTCATTGCCACCAATCTCACCCACAAGAAATAACGAGCTCCCAAGTACTTCTTTACACTCTGCAAAATTAGACcatagtttaatttaattactcgCCTTGTAATTGTGTGTGTTTGTAAATTGGTTTAGTTTTAAGGTGTGTGCTTCACCCctcctaaaaaatttttttattagaacttaaatattttataccaCATCAATTAGATATAGTTAACATCAAGAATAAGTAATTTTgtttatagaaataaaagatgaaataagagaaatttTTAGATGCTTCGAGAATAATTTAGTACTTTTATTATGATTTATTAATTGTCTTTGGTGAGAGTATTTTTCGACTTAACTCTTCTTTTACTCGGCATATCCTTGTAGACTCTATAAAAAAAagcattataaatttattatttttatttgaatcttaAAAGTTAATAAATAGAAACTAAAAGCATACAAATAATGAATAACTTCAATAATTCTATCA harbors:
- the LOC107468303 gene encoding GDSL esterase/lipase At1g28580 isoform X4 → MASSWLKFLTAPLQLLIVLLHVAASSSISSRCFTTIYSFGDSIADTGNLYFDINTDHHIPPSQSLVLNLPYGETYFHHPTGRWSNGRLIIDFFAEHMGIPLLKPYLGIKNGKIRDWKPMEEGVNFAVGGATALDPSFFVDKGINDIATNYSLGVQLDWFQHLLPSICNSSSGCKEILGKSLFFVGEIGGNDLNHPLFQYTSVDEIMRTYVPNVINEISSTINKLIDVGAQTLLVPGNFPLGCSFFYLNIYHTTDMGEYDHAGCLKWLNKVAKDYNKKLYAELNRLQVLHPHTNIIYADYYHAAYSLYQSPSLFGFTNSTHDACCVPENVNNNYDSSVRCGDPEVIACDDPSKYISWDGVHLTEAAYKWIAKALLKGKW
- the LOC107468303 gene encoding GDSL esterase/lipase At1g28610 isoform X1; translated protein: MASSWLKFLTAPLQLLIVLLHVAASSSISSRCFTTIYSFGDSIADTGNLYFDINTDHHIPPSQSLVLNLPYGETYFHHPTGRWSNGRLIIDFFAEHMGIPLLKPYLGIKNGKIRDWKPMEEGVNFAVGGATALDPSFFVDKGINDIATNYSLGVQLDWFQHLLPSICNSSSGCKEILGKSLFFVGEIGGNDLNHPLFQYTSVDEIMRTYVPNVINEISSTINKLIDVGAQTLLVPGNFPLGCSFFYLNIYHTTDMGEYDHAGCLKWLNKVAKDYNKKLYAELNRLQVLHPHTNIIYADYYHAAYSLYQSPSLFGFTNSTHDACCVPENVNNNYDSSVRCGDPEVIACDDPSKYISWDGVHLTEAAYKWIAKALLKGLYTKPKISISSSCDSMI
- the LOC107468335 gene encoding GDSL esterase/lipase At1g28590, with amino-acid sequence MASSSWVWFLVVLAVHVVAGATPLSSSNRCYRAIYSFGDSLADTGNSNYDTNHTLSSSQTLALHVPYGETFFHHPTGRWSDGRLIVDFIAEKMGFPLLKPYLGIKSGTIKDWKPTEGVNFAVAGATALDSSFYLEKGISNVVTNYSLRVQLHWFTEELLPSICHSPSECKEVLGSSLFLVGEIGGNDFNHPLFLRKSIEELRTYVPNVINEISLAIRKLIDLGAQTLLVPGNFPLGCNYVYLSMFKTEDIEAYDKIGCLKWLNKFAEYFNKQLYGEINRLQVLHPNVNIIYADYYHAALQIYQSPTHFGFKESLLSACCPPAGIPNKIKGPIDCGKPGVTVVCDDPSQFISWDGLHLTEAAYKLIAKGLLNGPYTNPSIASSCDSEI
- the LOC107468303 gene encoding GDSL esterase/lipase At1g28580 isoform X3: MASSWLKFLTAPLQLLIVLLHVAASSSISSRCFTTIYSFGDSIADTGNLYFDINTDHHIPPSQSLVLNLPYGETYFHHPTGRWSNGRLIIDFFAEHMGIPLLKPYLGIKNGKIRDWKPMEEGVNFAVGGATALDPSFFVDKGINDIATNYSLGVQLDWFQHLLPSICNSSSGCKEILGKSLFFVGEIGGNDLNHPLFQYTSVDEIMRTYVPNVINEISSTINKLIDVGAQTLLVPGNFPLGCSFFYLNIYHTTDMGEYDHAGCLKWLNKVAKDYNKKLYAELNRLQVLHPHTNIIYADYYHAAYSLYQSPSLFGFTNSTHDACCVPENVNNNYDSSVRCGDPEVIACDDPSKYISWDGVHLTEAAYKWIAKALLKGIKLSLVK
- the LOC107468303 gene encoding GDSL esterase/lipase At1g28580 isoform X2, with the protein product MASSWLKFLTAPLQLLIVLLHVAASSSISSRCFTTIYSFGDSIADTGNLYFDINTDHHIPPSQSLVLNLPYGETYFHHPTGRWSNGRLIIDFFAEHMGIPLLKPYLGIKNGKIRDWKPMEEGVNFAVGGATALDPSFFVDKGINDIATNYSLGVQLDWFQHLLPSICNSSSGCKEILGKSLFFVGEIGGNDLNHPLFQYTSVDEIMRTYVPNVINEISSTINKLIDVGAQTLLVPGNFPLGCSFFYLNIYHTTDMGEYDHAGCLKWLNKVAKDYNKKLYAELNRLQVLHPHTNIIYADYYHAAYSLYQSPSLFGFTNSTHDACCVPENVNNNYDSSVRCGDPEVIACDDPSKYISWDGVHLTEAAYKWIAKALLKGHIYVDKEAQLC